Proteins from a genomic interval of Desulfocurvibacter africanus subsp. africanus DSM 2603:
- the lgt gene encoding prolipoprotein diacylglyceryl transferase has protein sequence MIILPEFDPVALRIGPLTIRWYGLMYIAGFAAAWLLGNRRAKLPWAPLNQAQFSDLLTWILAGLLVGARLGYVLFYNAGWFLRHPLDILAFWQGGMSFHGGLIGVACAIFLFSWRHGLHPLAVGDFIVPLAPPGLLAGRIGNFLNAELWGRPSDMPWAMVFPDPAAGGIPRHPSQLYEALLEGLVLFVILWLYSGRPRPRGSVSGMFLLLYGLFRFLAEFFRQPDVQLGFVALDWLTMGQILCLPMMLTGVWLIVRAGVKAQTPTTP, from the coding sequence ATGATCATCCTTCCGGAATTTGATCCCGTGGCTCTGCGCATTGGCCCACTGACCATTCGCTGGTACGGGCTCATGTATATCGCCGGCTTCGCCGCCGCCTGGCTTCTGGGCAATCGGCGCGCCAAGCTGCCGTGGGCGCCTCTGAACCAGGCTCAATTCAGCGATCTGCTGACCTGGATTCTCGCGGGCCTGCTCGTGGGCGCGCGCCTCGGCTATGTCCTGTTCTACAACGCGGGCTGGTTCCTGCGCCATCCGCTGGACATCCTGGCCTTCTGGCAGGGCGGCATGTCCTTCCACGGCGGGCTCATCGGCGTAGCCTGCGCCATATTCCTGTTCTCCTGGCGGCACGGCCTGCACCCGCTGGCCGTTGGAGACTTCATCGTGCCACTGGCCCCGCCGGGCCTCTTGGCCGGCCGTATCGGCAACTTTCTCAATGCCGAGCTGTGGGGCCGGCCCAGCGACATGCCGTGGGCCATGGTCTTTCCCGATCCCGCGGCCGGAGGCATTCCGCGCCACCCGAGCCAGCTCTACGAGGCCCTGCTGGAAGGCCTGGTCCTGTTCGTCATCCTGTGGCTGTACTCCGGCAGACCCAGGCCGCGAGGCTCCGTGAGTGGAATGTTCCTGCTGCTGTACGGCTTGTTCCGTTTCCTGGCCGAGTTCTTCCGCCAGCCGGACGTGCAGTTGGGCTTCGTGGCCCTGGACTGGTTGACTATGGGACAGATCCTGTGCCTGCCCATGATGCTTACGGGAGTCTGGCTGATCGTGCGCGCTGGGGTAAAGGCCCAAACACCCACCACCCCATGA
- the trkA gene encoding Trk system potassium transporter TrkA: protein MRIVIVGAGEVGFHIAERLAFENKEVVVVDKNPEALKRVSEHLDVQTVEGSGSSPGVLERAGLKESDILLAVTDSDEANLIVCFFARSIAPKALKVARIRNEEYSSYLGRDGLLDISLVINPDVEVVNSILRIVSAPGAVEVNEFADGRISMVGKRLPAESALCGINLMQLPELTGGVRVIVAAVLREERLIIPRGTDRLFQGDLVYFVCEKKDLNKVMEIFGSRVEPIRDIMIVGGGKIGLRLARELEKRHISVKLVEKSMDRSLELSAILDRTIVLHGDGTDHEILTQENVGAMDMVMALTGDEETNILTTLLARRLGAKRAVVRVNKLAYIRLVQAMGIENIVSPRLSAIHSILRHIRSGRIISTVSIKGEDAEVMEALALEGSDIVGRPLKSVRFPREALLLTIVRAGEVVIPHGDTVIQPQDRVIVLTSRQALPKVERVLAGKR from the coding sequence GTGCGGATCGTCATTGTCGGCGCGGGAGAAGTCGGCTTTCATATCGCCGAGCGGCTTGCCTTCGAAAACAAGGAAGTCGTGGTCGTCGATAAAAACCCCGAGGCTCTCAAGCGCGTGTCGGAGCACCTTGACGTGCAGACCGTGGAGGGCTCGGGGTCGAGCCCCGGCGTGCTGGAGCGGGCAGGCCTGAAGGAATCGGATATCCTGCTGGCCGTCACCGACAGCGACGAGGCCAACCTCATCGTCTGCTTCTTCGCCAGAAGCATCGCGCCCAAGGCTCTCAAGGTGGCCCGCATCCGCAACGAGGAGTATTCCTCCTACCTGGGGCGGGACGGCTTGCTGGACATCAGCCTGGTCATCAATCCCGACGTGGAGGTGGTCAACTCCATCCTGCGCATCGTGAGCGCGCCGGGCGCGGTCGAGGTCAACGAATTCGCCGACGGACGCATCAGCATGGTCGGCAAGCGCCTGCCGGCCGAAAGCGCCTTATGCGGCATCAACCTCATGCAGCTCCCTGAACTCACGGGCGGAGTCAGGGTCATCGTGGCCGCCGTGCTGCGCGAGGAACGGCTCATCATCCCCCGAGGCACCGACCGCCTGTTTCAGGGCGATCTGGTTTATTTCGTGTGCGAAAAAAAGGACCTCAACAAGGTCATGGAGATATTCGGCAGCCGGGTCGAACCCATCCGCGACATCATGATCGTGGGCGGCGGCAAAATCGGCCTGCGGCTCGCCAGGGAGCTCGAGAAGCGCCATATCTCCGTCAAGCTCGTGGAGAAGAGCATGGACCGTAGCCTGGAACTCTCGGCGATCCTGGACCGGACCATCGTGCTGCACGGCGACGGCACGGACCACGAAATCCTGACCCAGGAAAACGTCGGAGCCATGGACATGGTCATGGCTCTGACCGGCGACGAGGAGACGAACATCCTCACAACCCTCCTGGCTCGCCGCCTGGGAGCCAAACGGGCCGTGGTGCGGGTCAACAAGCTGGCCTACATCCGCCTCGTGCAGGCCATGGGCATCGAGAACATTGTCAGCCCCCGGCTTTCGGCCATCCACTCCATTCTCAGGCACATCCGCAGCGGCAGAATCATCTCCACGGTATCAATCAAGGGCGAGGACGCCGAGGTCATGGAGGCCCTGGCCCTTGAGGGCTCGGATATCGTGGGGCGGCCCCTCAAGAGCGTCAGATTCCCCCGGGAGGCCCTGCTGCTGACCATTGTGCGCGCGGGCGAGGTCGTCATTCCCCACGGCGATACCGTCATACAGCCCCAGGACAGAGTCATCGTTCTGACCTCCCGCCAGGCCCTGCCCAAGGTAGAGCGGGTCTTGGCCGGAAAACGCTAA
- a CDS encoding NAD(P)-binding domain-containing protein produces MHVAVMTGGLESEDLARRLLKAGHRVLACALDDEALERLAHHGRIERASLESVPAKLSRPRVLWFATTPAREFDAALDKLEGSLAKDDTLVDSGNTFYEDDLCRAKRLERRGAFLLDAGVFKEGYRLSFAVGGDFAAFEFLRPLFESLAFRGGVCHCGGPGAGHFVRSLHERTEHLLRMAYHDARECIEASPYKVDLGFSEFLLFTQRYCKGQPCADLPLEGLAAMAAPSVTSRPD; encoded by the coding sequence ATGCATGTTGCGGTCATGACCGGCGGCTTGGAGAGCGAGGATCTCGCGCGCAGGCTGCTCAAGGCAGGCCATCGCGTGCTCGCCTGCGCTCTGGACGACGAGGCCCTGGAGAGGTTGGCCCATCATGGAAGGATCGAACGAGCATCCCTGGAAAGCGTGCCGGCCAAACTATCGCGGCCCCGTGTGCTCTGGTTCGCCACGACGCCTGCCCGCGAATTCGATGCGGCTTTGGACAAGCTGGAAGGCTCCTTGGCCAAGGACGACACGCTCGTGGATAGTGGTAATACCTTTTACGAGGACGATCTGTGCAGGGCCAAACGCCTTGAGCGCAGGGGGGCATTCCTGCTCGATGCGGGAGTTTTCAAGGAGGGCTACCGTCTTTCCTTTGCAGTGGGTGGTGACTTTGCCGCCTTCGAGTTCCTGCGTCCCCTATTCGAAAGTCTGGCTTTCCGGGGGGGCGTCTGCCATTGCGGCGGGCCAGGGGCAGGGCATTTCGTGCGCAGCCTGCACGAGCGTACCGAGCACCTCTTGCGCATGGCCTACCACGATGCCCGAGAGTGCATAGAGGCCTCGCCATATAAGGTCGACCTGGGTTTTTCCGAGTTCCTTTTGTTCACGCAGCGCTACTGCAAGGGGCAGCCATGTGCTGACCTGCCTCTGGAGGGACTTGCCGCCATGGCTGCGCCCAGTGTTACTAGCAGGCCTGACTAA
- a CDS encoding TrkH family potassium uptake protein translates to MRWDFIFFVTGALMACVGLSMLPALGFSLYYGEGGLMPLALSAGLTCMAGATLLLAFRERSRRAPLSHREGMAITALAWIAAGLCGALPFYFAGTFGNFTDCLFESLSGFTTTGASVLTDIEVQPRGLLFWRSLTHWLGGMGIIVLSLAILPFLGIGGMQLYKAEVPGPTPDKLRPRVKDTAAVLWKVYLLLTAAQTVLLMLGGMDFFDSLCHTFGTVATGGFSTKNASIGYYQSAYIELVITVFMLLAGVNFTLHYLALKGRLSDVWRNPELKFYLAIFLAFFAIITVSLTLSGGQDNLPRAALDSAFQTASILTTTGYATADFEVWPALTQAILLLCMFIGGSAGSTAGGMKCMRILLLLRQSYQEIIRLIHPRAVVHVKFGGRVVPGDVMGGVWGFSVLWLGLLFLSVFLVAASGVDLMTSFTSVLACIGNIGPGLGSVGPAENYAHLPTFAKWVLLWCMLLGRLEIYTVIVLFVPEFYRK, encoded by the coding sequence GTGCGCTGGGATTTCATCTTCTTCGTCACCGGCGCGCTCATGGCCTGCGTGGGGCTGTCCATGCTCCCGGCCCTGGGCTTTTCATTGTACTATGGCGAGGGCGGCCTCATGCCCCTGGCCCTGTCCGCCGGCTTGACCTGCATGGCCGGGGCCACCCTGCTCCTGGCATTCCGGGAGCGCAGCCGCAGGGCGCCGCTGAGCCACCGCGAGGGCATGGCCATCACCGCTCTGGCCTGGATAGCGGCGGGCCTGTGCGGCGCACTGCCGTTCTACTTCGCCGGAACCTTCGGCAACTTCACCGACTGCCTCTTCGAATCCCTGTCGGGTTTTACGACTACCGGAGCATCCGTGCTCACGGACATCGAGGTCCAGCCGCGCGGGCTGCTCTTCTGGCGCAGCCTGACCCACTGGCTGGGCGGCATGGGCATCATCGTGCTGTCTCTGGCCATCCTGCCCTTCCTGGGCATCGGCGGCATGCAGCTCTACAAGGCCGAGGTTCCAGGGCCGACGCCGGACAAGCTCAGGCCCCGGGTCAAGGATACAGCCGCGGTCCTGTGGAAGGTCTACCTGCTGCTCACCGCGGCCCAGACGGTCCTGCTCATGCTCGGCGGCATGGACTTCTTCGATTCGCTCTGCCACACATTCGGAACCGTGGCCACGGGAGGCTTTTCCACCAAGAACGCTTCCATCGGCTACTATCAAAGCGCCTACATAGAGCTCGTCATCACGGTTTTCATGCTCCTGGCCGGCGTCAACTTCACGCTGCACTACCTGGCTCTCAAAGGCAGGCTGAGCGACGTCTGGCGAAATCCCGAACTCAAGTTCTACCTTGCGATATTCCTGGCCTTCTTCGCCATCATAACCGTGAGCCTGACCTTAAGCGGCGGGCAGGATAACCTGCCCAGGGCCGCCCTGGACTCCGCCTTTCAAACGGCCTCGATCCTGACCACCACGGGCTACGCCACGGCGGACTTCGAGGTCTGGCCGGCGCTGACGCAGGCCATCCTGCTATTGTGCATGTTCATCGGCGGCTCGGCTGGCTCGACGGCCGGCGGCATGAAATGCATGCGCATCCTTCTGCTGCTGCGGCAATCCTACCAGGAGATCATCCGGCTCATCCATCCGCGGGCCGTGGTGCACGTCAAGTTCGGCGGTCGCGTGGTGCCTGGAGACGTTATGGGGGGCGTATGGGGCTTCTCGGTGCTCTGGCTGGGGCTGCTGTTCCTGTCCGTGTTCCTCGTGGCCGCGTCGGGCGTGGACCTGATGACTTCATTCACGTCCGTGCTGGCCTGTATCGGCAACATCGGCCCAGGGCTGGGCTCGGTCGGGCCGGCGGAAAACTACGCCCACCTGCCCACCTTCGCCAAATGGGTGCTGCTCTGGTGCATGCTCCTCGGCAGACTGGAGATCTACACCGTCATCGTGCTCTTCGTGCCGGAGTTCTACAGGAAGTAG
- a CDS encoding ATP-binding protein has translation MSTSTWPQPASRELPRAAFDDPPDDAGSFGLTSLAAGLAHDIRNPLTSIKAFVSVLRARKDQPDFLERFERNVGQGIARIEALLDDLAGLAGPADPAGLDDPAGESLAAVALPDLLSCCFDELGEELAVRGIVHNLSAEEDLPSARGHAAGLRKAFVSLLRFSSQATGPGGTLTVRVARGDAGTLDTCIGDNGPGIAAEHLPYVFEPYFSMGKGRGVGLSLALARKIIRENNGRIEVANSPGQGITIRVRLPAEP, from the coding sequence ATGAGCACGTCGACATGGCCGCAACCCGCTTCGCGCGAACTCCCACGGGCTGCGTTCGACGATCCGCCCGATGACGCTGGGTCGTTTGGCTTGACCAGTTTGGCGGCCGGCTTGGCCCACGACATCCGCAACCCGCTGACATCCATCAAGGCCTTCGTTTCGGTGCTGCGAGCAAGAAAGGACCAGCCCGACTTTCTGGAGCGCTTCGAGCGCAACGTGGGTCAAGGCATTGCGCGCATCGAAGCCCTGCTGGACGACTTGGCGGGGCTGGCCGGACCGGCCGACCCCGCCGGATTGGACGATCCAGCCGGAGAGAGCCTGGCCGCCGTGGCCCTGCCCGATTTGCTCTCCTGCTGCTTTGATGAACTGGGCGAGGAACTGGCGGTGCGGGGCATCGTCCATAACCTGTCGGCCGAAGAGGATCTGCCGTCTGCACGCGGCCATGCAGCCGGACTGCGCAAAGCATTCGTGTCGCTTCTGCGTTTCTCAAGCCAGGCCACGGGCCCCGGAGGAACGCTCACCGTACGTGTGGCACGTGGCGACGCAGGCACTCTGGACACATGCATCGGTGACAACGGCCCCGGCATCGCGGCCGAGCATCTGCCGTACGTCTTCGAGCCTTATTTTTCCATGGGCAAGGGGCGAGGCGTGGGTCTGAGCCTGGCCCTGGCCCGCAAGATCATACGCGAGAATAACGGCCGCATCGAAGTCGCCAATAGCCCCGGCCAGGGCATCACAATCCGCGTGCGCCTGCCAGCCGAACCGTAA
- a CDS encoding sigma-54-dependent transcriptional regulator, whose translation MSFDRRAKILVVDDDEGVCEALRLILEDSCGRHQVTCARDGVTAVEIVRRDTFDLVFLDLGLPGMDGFETLRRLKHHDADLDVLVVSGTDKAREAVEALRGGALEYVTKPFDTQRIMPLVDDILGRRFRAEDSARRASPKPGEGRRRIITQAESMRAVLSQVEKVAAADCSVLITGESGTGKELVAELVHSRSPRSSGPFVAVNCAAIPGELLESELFGHEKGAFTGAYARRVGLFEQAHRGTLFLDEICSLRIDLQAKLLRVLQGQAFTRVGGSETVRVDARLVAASNASLTELMRQGRFREDLYYRLSVIPIRLPPLRERPGDVALLAEHFLTRLCEKHGKTIPGLSPSVMAVLGQYPWPGNVRELRNFMERTVLLSDEGRSVDERDLPMDLLFPRVSLQTEQSAVHDEGLMRAREEFERRYILRCLELCSWNQAAAARLLRIHRNTLLKRMKTLGITANE comes from the coding sequence ATGTCGTTTGACCGCCGAGCCAAGATACTCGTGGTGGACGATGACGAAGGTGTATGCGAAGCCCTTCGGCTCATCCTGGAGGATTCCTGCGGCCGTCATCAGGTGACTTGCGCCAGGGACGGCGTTACGGCCGTGGAGATCGTGCGCCGGGATACCTTTGATCTGGTCTTTCTGGATCTGGGACTGCCCGGCATGGACGGCTTCGAGACCCTGCGGCGTCTTAAGCACCATGACGCGGACCTGGATGTGCTCGTCGTCTCGGGCACTGACAAGGCTCGAGAAGCCGTGGAAGCTCTGCGCGGCGGAGCCCTGGAATATGTAACCAAGCCCTTTGACACGCAGCGCATCATGCCCCTGGTGGACGACATCCTGGGCCGGCGTTTTCGGGCCGAAGACTCCGCACGCCGGGCATCTCCAAAGCCTGGAGAGGGTCGCCGGCGTATCATCACCCAGGCCGAGAGCATGCGCGCCGTGTTGAGCCAGGTGGAGAAAGTCGCCGCTGCGGACTGCAGCGTGCTCATCACCGGTGAAAGCGGCACGGGCAAGGAGCTGGTGGCCGAACTAGTGCACTCGCGCAGCCCGCGCAGCTCAGGCCCATTCGTGGCCGTGAACTGCGCGGCCATCCCCGGCGAGCTTTTGGAGAGCGAGCTGTTCGGGCACGAGAAAGGGGCTTTCACCGGAGCCTACGCACGGCGCGTGGGCTTGTTCGAGCAGGCCCATCGCGGCACGCTCTTCCTGGACGAGATTTGCTCCCTGCGCATAGACTTGCAGGCCAAACTTTTGCGGGTGCTGCAAGGCCAAGCCTTCACCAGGGTCGGCGGCAGCGAAACCGTGCGAGTCGATGCCCGTCTGGTCGCGGCCTCCAACGCCTCATTGACGGAGCTCATGCGTCAGGGCCGTTTCCGGGAGGACCTCTACTATCGCCTGAGCGTCATTCCCATCCGCCTGCCGCCGCTGCGCGAACGTCCGGGCGACGTGGCCCTGCTGGCCGAACACTTCCTGACTCGCCTGTGCGAGAAGCATGGCAAGACCATTCCGGGCCTCTCGCCCAGCGTCATGGCCGTGCTGGGGCAATACCCTTGGCCCGGAAATGTGCGCGAGTTGCGCAACTTCATGGAGCGCACGGTGCTCCTGTCGGACGAGGGCAGGTCCGTGGATGAGCGCGACCTGCCCATGGACCTCCTCTTTCCTCGCGTGTCGCTGCAAACGGAGCAGTCTGCAGTCCACGATGAAGGGCTCATGCGCGCCCGCGAGGAGTTCGAGCGCCGCTACATCCTGCGCTGCCTTGAGCTGTGCTCCTGGAACCAGGCTGCGGCGGCCCGTCTGCTCAGGATTCACCGCAACACGCTGCTCAAGCGCATGAAGACCCTGGGCATCACCGCCAATGAATAG
- a CDS encoding LexA family transcriptional regulator, which translates to MVSSFDLFLERVRKATGVKTQVELGKVLGIRQSSISDAKRRGSVPADWLMKLFRTYGLNPDWLLEGASPVYLKPGASPSKGLEDEAGAGQPSSSRLVGVSSMLGREDENGQWQPEWTFHMEIPAMFHRPSVHVMQVDSVDMAPIILKGAFVGIDTMRRNIVDGEIYAFHVPREGLIIKRVFHDMHSASYRLASMDPRFSETTLTQALKEQRCVGRVVWVMQDL; encoded by the coding sequence ATGGTATCATCGTTTGATTTGTTTCTAGAGCGTGTGCGCAAGGCCACCGGCGTCAAAACCCAAGTGGAGCTTGGTAAGGTGCTCGGCATCCGCCAATCCAGCATTTCAGATGCCAAGCGTCGAGGCTCCGTGCCTGCCGATTGGCTCATGAAGCTTTTCAGGACCTACGGGCTCAACCCGGATTGGTTACTGGAGGGTGCAAGCCCAGTTTACCTCAAGCCTGGCGCGTCTCCGTCCAAGGGGCTTGAAGATGAAGCCGGCGCAGGCCAGCCCTCATCATCTCGCCTGGTAGGCGTGTCAAGCATGTTGGGCCGTGAGGACGAAAACGGCCAATGGCAGCCCGAGTGGACCTTCCATATGGAGATCCCGGCCATGTTCCACCGCCCTTCGGTGCATGTGATGCAGGTGGACAGCGTGGACATGGCCCCGATCATCCTCAAGGGCGCTTTCGTGGGCATCGACACCATGCGCCGCAACATAGTGGATGGCGAGATATACGCCTTCCATGTCCCGCGCGAGGGGCTGATCATTAAGCGCGTCTTTCACGACATGCATAGCGCCTCCTACAGGCTGGCGAGCATGGACCCGCGCTTCTCCGAGACGACCCTCACCCAGGCCCTCAAGGAGCAACGCTGCGTGGGCCGCGTGGTTTGGGTCATGCAGGATTTATAG
- a CDS encoding cysteine hydrolase family protein, whose amino-acid sequence MTALLVIDMQAGLFSGPAKRHDAESVIERINALIGAVRASRGRIIFIQHNGPAGDDLEPGVPGWDLLPMLDREASDMVIRKEACDAFYRTSLLAALRSLGVERLVVTGCCTDFCVDTTIRSAASKDFQIIVAADGHTTADRPHLDAAAIIKHHNYMWENLILPGRPVRVEPTAAILNSL is encoded by the coding sequence ATGACAGCACTGCTCGTGATCGACATGCAGGCAGGCCTTTTTTCCGGCCCGGCGAAACGCCATGACGCCGAAAGCGTGATCGAACGCATCAATGCCCTTATCGGAGCGGTGCGGGCAAGCCGTGGCCGCATCATCTTCATTCAGCATAACGGACCTGCGGGGGATGATCTCGAACCCGGTGTTCCAGGCTGGGACCTGTTGCCCATGCTGGACCGGGAAGCGTCCGATATGGTGATACGCAAGGAAGCCTGCGACGCGTTCTATCGCACGAGCTTGCTCGCTGCCCTGCGCTCCCTTGGCGTGGAGCGGCTCGTCGTGACCGGCTGCTGCACCGACTTTTGCGTGGACACCACCATCCGCTCCGCCGCTAGCAAGGATTTCCAGATCATCGTGGCGGCGGACGGCCACACGACTGCCGACAGGCCGCATCTGGATGCGGCCGCCATCATAAAGCACCACAATTACATGTGGGAGAATCTCATCCTGCCTGGGCGGCCCGTGCGGGTCGAGCCCACGGCGGCGATCCTGAACAGCCTATAG
- a CDS encoding vitamin K epoxide reductase family protein: MQRTAAILVSLAGAAFCILAALGLTEALCVTEGCSVFQGTKLLGIDLYWLGATYFLTLTALLSFQRPRGQLSWALKVALLAGLVIDSALLGVQAVTVPCVNCLVVASLLGVTAVLLLRKQPLLAKVTAIWAVLFVAALAGVFRDQLSPVPAYGSADAAIKVFFSPSCPACRLVVQDLTQPPGLQGDLALYAVAKDDGDLAGIHRFHEEMFRSGDLSKALEACFSLAGEAGSQPSWSQALAIRAASLRNKSFLARSGASSVPFVFTSAPGLLLTAFKAQSDDKVQDGDPASRDEGCDYATGDACEEEPAPLDGLFGGAPKQSPAK; the protein is encoded by the coding sequence ATGCAGCGGACAGCAGCAATCCTCGTTTCCCTGGCAGGCGCAGCCTTCTGTATCCTGGCGGCCCTTGGTTTGACCGAAGCCCTCTGTGTCACCGAGGGCTGCTCCGTATTTCAAGGCACCAAGCTGCTGGGCATCGATTTGTACTGGCTGGGCGCGACCTATTTCCTGACCCTGACTGCCCTGCTTTCTTTTCAGCGCCCGCGAGGTCAACTCTCCTGGGCTCTGAAGGTCGCCCTTCTGGCCGGCCTTGTCATAGACAGCGCCCTGCTCGGCGTGCAGGCGGTTACCGTGCCCTGTGTGAATTGTCTCGTGGTGGCGAGCCTGCTCGGCGTCACGGCCGTGCTGCTCCTGCGGAAACAGCCCCTTCTGGCCAAGGTCACGGCGATCTGGGCCGTGCTTTTCGTGGCAGCCCTAGCAGGCGTCTTCCGAGATCAGCTCTCGCCGGTACCTGCCTACGGCAGCGCAGATGCGGCCATTAAGGTCTTCTTCTCCCCAAGCTGCCCGGCCTGCCGACTGGTGGTCCAGGATTTGACGCAGCCCCCCGGTCTGCAAGGCGATCTGGCGCTGTATGCCGTGGCCAAGGATGATGGAGACCTGGCCGGCATTCATCGCTTCCACGAAGAGATGTTCCGCTCCGGCGATCTGTCCAAGGCCCTGGAGGCCTGTTTCAGCCTGGCAGGCGAAGCCGGCTCGCAACCCTCCTGGTCCCAGGCATTGGCCATCAGGGCCGCCTCCCTGCGCAACAAGTCCTTTCTGGCCCGCTCCGGGGCCAGCAGCGTACCCTTTGTGTTCACTTCCGCACCCGGACTTCTGCTGACCGCTTTCAAGGCGCAATCTGACGACAAAGTCCAGGACGGCGATCCGGCCTCACGCGACGAAGGCTGCGACTATGCCACCGGCGATGCATGCGAGGAAGAGCCCGCGCCTCTGGACGGGCTGTTCGGCGGAGCACCCAAGCAAAGCCCGGCAAAATAG
- a CDS encoding phage protein GemA/Gp16 family protein: MDSRDYRRGLLAKVHIARKDLGLTEEEYRATLREMFGIESAAQLSEGQLGDLVEHFLHRGWRGPQDLSDRPGYLEIADSDPYARQKRYILALARRLGWRPGVLQRYMRAKVRSSSLAHLHDPTKLNLLARDLWGRCVRQGIDPAAKGEPKPPQRPDEPAEGAGGEGSESGTRRRPQRKARDKS; the protein is encoded by the coding sequence ATGGACAGCCGGGATTATCGCCGAGGCTTGCTGGCCAAGGTGCACATCGCCAGGAAGGATCTGGGGCTGACCGAGGAGGAATACCGGGCCACGCTGCGCGAGATGTTTGGCATTGAATCCGCCGCGCAGCTTTCGGAAGGGCAGCTTGGGGATCTCGTCGAGCATTTCCTGCACCGAGGCTGGCGCGGACCTCAAGACCTGTCGGACAGACCCGGTTATCTGGAGATTGCGGACAGCGACCCCTACGCCCGCCAGAAACGCTACATTCTGGCCCTGGCCCGGCGTTTGGGCTGGCGGCCCGGCGTGCTGCAACGCTACATGCGCGCCAAGGTCCGGTCTTCGTCCCTGGCTCACCTGCATGACCCGACCAAGCTCAACCTTCTGGCCCGCGACCTCTGGGGCCGCTGCGTGCGCCAAGGCATTGATCCGGCGGCCAAAGGGGAGCCCAAGCCCCCCCAAAGGCCCGACGAACCGGCGGAAGGCGCTGGCGGTGAAGGAAGCGAATCCGGAACAAGACGCAGACCGCAGCGCAAGGCCCGGGACAAGAGTTAA